The proteins below come from a single Bacteroidota bacterium genomic window:
- a CDS encoding DMT family transporter produces MQQPRISKEDGLILLTVLIWGINFPILKQALEAMHPFVLNVFRFIVSVFGLWVMMAIQRKSWKLFYWSEMKPYLGRVVLLGLLGYFFYQVAFIMGIARTTAGNSALIMASTPIWTAMIGMLFGFEKLGKVAWIGLIISMAGTFLVAL; encoded by the coding sequence TTGCAACAACCACGTATTTCGAAGGAGGATGGCCTGATCCTCCTGACTGTGCTTATATGGGGCATCAACTTCCCCATCCTCAAACAGGCATTGGAAGCCATGCACCCGTTTGTGCTGAACGTGTTCAGATTTATAGTGTCTGTATTTGGCCTATGGGTAATGATGGCGATTCAGCGGAAAAGCTGGAAATTGTTCTATTGGTCAGAGATGAAGCCCTACCTCGGTCGCGTAGTACTGCTTGGCCTGTTAGGCTACTTCTTTTACCAGGTTGCTTTTATTATGGGGATTGCGCGCACCACGGCCGGCAATTCCGCACTTATTATGGCCAGCACACCCATTTGGACTGCCATGATCGGCATGCTGTTCGGATTTGAAAAACTAGGCAAGGTTGCCTGGATCGGCCTTATCATTTCTATGGCCGGCACGTTCCTCGTTGCCCTGTT